Proteins encoded by one window of Taeniopygia guttata chromosome 1A, bTaeGut7.mat, whole genome shotgun sequence:
- the ZFC3H1 gene encoding zinc finger C3H1 domain-containing protein isoform X1 — protein MAAAEAAAAPDPSGLSPKEEGELEDGEISDDDNNGFGPYGGGSEPAGGLGNGSSSSSRPYSRRRPPPGLHGSGSISSPGRPFPRSRHQPPPDSGHVHGHGGYRPKDSFRSHPPAPRMPPGSHSDTGPRLSFWERSHNALDRFRFRGRPYRGGGRWGRSRGCSDRPGNPPGRPPGGGGGAGFSSSQGWREPSPRKSKTFGRSPSRKQNHSSKNESSVEESFEDLLLKYKQIQLELEHINKDERLALSNREENEKQDDEKPVDTEDQKTVENDSIKTDAVKEGPPEEKNPVMGFQAFELKPLRQKLPTPAERSRLKKGKEGMKQSSQKSEPSESGQGTEDKEQSSVRKLSSSDVASEKKLLDDEEEMSELQLRLLALQSASKKWQQKEQQVMKESKEKLTKTKSGTQKIKASTKAHSTKKPSTTGKQALRKQQTKTSKKMQQQKELDWRQKEEDQRKQEEEEERRKREEEIRKIRDLSNQEEQYNRFMKLVGGKRRSRSRSSDTDLRWSLDKQSTESAGGIYQYDNYDEVAMDTDSETNSPASSPVQHPFFECPVGYFPPPVPPISLPLPPPIPPVQSLSHLYMEGIPCVSLEPPPPLPPLPPEEPEQPPKPPFADEEEEEEMLLREELLKSLANKRAFRAEETSSNSGPPSPPVPENLQPVPRSNLSAVSINTVSQPRMQSTKFVRVPRLPRAVITLPKHKSVVVTLNDSDDSESDGEPSNSTSSVFGGLESMIKEARRNVEASKIKAPPKSEKENDPMRTPEALPEDKKIEYRLLKEEIASREKQRLIKSDPVKNNLSPANSDGEVDGIGRIAVVTKQVTEAEAKLKKNRMLLIKDESVLKNLLQQQAKKRENVRIAENKINKLAEQLQATEKILNANKAFLRRIQEHIHKVQQRVTVKKALALKYGEELARAKAVASKEIGKRKLEQDHLGPSKMLKLDTSPASSPKKPSAELIALEKKRLQQLEYEYALKIQKLKEARALQTKEQSNTTPHVEEESEFALPQPSLHDLTQDKLTLDSEENYFDDEVLSNSNRERRRSFRESNSFTKPNLKHMDTPKQETINKLSKRASEEPELFLGLNIDELKKLYAKADSLKELLMKSTAFIVPKEDLLCGQEISVDVDFFTSQSKQAEVKPFPFGPYRSPLLLFKSYRFSPYFRTKEKLYLSSITYSNMIEPKQCFCRFDLTGTCNDDDCQWQHMKDCTLSRKQLFQDILSYNLELIGCSEKSTDEEISTATEKYVEKLFGINRDRMSVDQMAVLLASNVNESKSHTPPHTTWKEKRKWRPKYWRKPLLDSSSSEEEQFVGPIKYAHPTEHKKRVPVLDTVVTPDDVRYFTSETDDISNLEASVQENPCDVQLWIKLAYKYLNQNESSSSECLDSTLNVLARALENNKENPEIWCHYLRLFSKRGTKEEIQEMCETAVEYAPSYQIWWTFLNLENSFDGKDYVCGRMLQFLMEVTGGGENPNLVSFQLLETLLYRVHLSLFTGRHQNALVLLQNALKSANEKIIAEHLTASDRCLAWLAYIHLIEFGVLPVKFYDPANVSPSRIVHKEPFLIPWQTVQDVKTDPDTLLAMFEDAVKICTDESLEADKRIATCFPLYRNMIALLKLLERWESAAELCRSLLELCPNNCQLLESLATLYLQMKQSENAHKVWIGAFEKNPQNAEIFYRLCKFLVSQERSSSILPLLQDFVAAFFENTCQEHGPMDLLRYLLNFPMPIEFTSPLYKEHLTDDVVNQQIPYLWQIYCLCQSLHASVGEALDAYEAALGAVMQQETVQNIWLDYLVFLNSKIVESSNKVQEFKLFTDLVNRCLVTVPTQYPIPFSTADYWTNYEFHNKVILFYLSCIPKSQHSKTLERFCSTMPTNPGLALRLLLRYWEESNVQILKLQAKMFTYNIPTCLAIWKIAIAAECFLMGQREVHHLYQRALQKLPLCATLWKDQLLFEASGGGKTDNLRKLVSKCQEVGVSLDELLNLNTYRTENKNL, from the exons ATGGCGGCCGCGGAGGCGGCGGCTGCGCCCGACCCCAGCGGGCTGTCCCCGAAGGAGGAAGGGGAACTGGAGGATGGAGAAATCAGCGACGACGACAACAACGGCTTCGGGCCCTATGGCGGCGGCTCCGAGCCCGCCGGCGGCCTCGGTaacggcagcagcagcagtagcaggCCGTACTCGAGGCGCCGGCCGCCCCCCGGGCTCCACGGGAGCGGCTCCATATCCTCCCCCGGGCGGCCCTTCCCGCGCTCGCGGCACCAGCCCCCGCCCGACTCGGGACACGTGCACGGCCACGGCGGGTACCGGCCTAAGGACTCGTTCCGCTCCCACCCGCCGGCGCCGCGGATGCCGCCGGGCTCGCACTCCGACACGGGCCCCAGGCTCTCCTTCTGGGAGCGCAGCCACAACGCCCTGGATCGGTTCCGCTTCCGAGGCCGGCCCTACCGGGGCGGTGGGCGCTGGGGCCGGAGCCGAGGCTGCAGCGATCGGCCGGGCAACCCTCCGGGGAGGCCGCCCGGAGGGGGAGGCGGCGCCGGGTTCAGTAGCAGCCAAGGCTGGAGGGAGCCCTCGCCTCGAAAAT CTAAAACTTTTGGAAGGTCCCCATCTAGAAAGCAGAACCACTCTTCTAAAAATGAAAGTTCTGTGGAAGAAAGCTTTGAGGATCTGCTCTTGAAGTATAAGCAGATACAATTAGAACTTGAACACATTAATAAAGATGAAAGACTGGCTTTGAgcaacagggaagaaaatgagaaacaagATGATGAAAAACCAGTGGACACTGAGGACCAAAAAACTGTAGAAAATGACAGTATTAAAACAGACGCTGTAAAAGAAGGACCTCCTGAGGAGAAAAATCCGGTTATGGGCTTTCAGGCATTTGAACTGAAACCTCTCAGACAAAAACTGCCTACTCCAGCTGAGAGGAGCAGAttgaaaaaaggcaaagaaggaATGAAGCAGTCTTCCCAAAAATCTGAACCATCGGAATCTGGCCAAG GTACAGAAGACAAAGAGCAATCATCAGTGCGAAAGCTTAGCAGTTCAGATGTTGCATCTGAAAAG AAGCTGCTTGATGATGAGGAGGAGATGTCTGAATTGCAACTTAGGCTTCTTGCACTTCAGTCTGCTAGTAAAAAATGGCAGCAAAAAGAACAACAGGTGATGaaggaaagcaaggaaaaattaacaaaaacaaaaagtggAACACAAAAAATCAAAGCCAGTACAAAAGCCCATTCAACAAAAAAACCTAGTACTACAG gcAAGCAAGCTTTGAGGAAGCAACAGACAAAGACCTCAAAGAAGATGCAGCAGCAAAAGGAGCTAGACTGGCGGCAGAAAGAGGAAGACCAGAGGAaacaagaagaagaggaggagagaagaaagagagaagaagaaataagaaaaataagggACCTCTCAAATCAAGAAGAGCAGTACAATCGATTTATGAAGCTAGTTGGAGGAAAGAGGAGATCAAGAAGCAGG TCATCAGATACAGACTTGAGATGGTCTTTGGATAAGCAGTCTACAGAGAGTGCGGGAGGCATATATCAGTATGATAATTATGATGAAGTTGCTATGGATACAGACAGTGAAACTAACTCACCAG CTTCTTCCCCAGTGCAGCATCCTTTCTTTGAGTGTCCAGTAGGATATTTTCCACCTCCAGTACCACCAATTTCCTTGCCACTACCTCCTCCAATTCCA cctGTACAGTCTTTGAGCCATCTTTACATGGAGGGTATTCCTTGTGTTTCTCTTGAGCCACCTCCACCTCTTCCCCCTCTTCCCCCTGAAGAGCCTGAACAGCCACCAAAACCTCCATTTGctgatgaggaagaggaggaggagatgctcTTAAGAGAAGAATTACTCAAGTCTCTAGCCAACAAGCGTGCTTTCAGAGCTGAG GAAACATCAAGTAACAGTGGTCCACCTTCCCCTCCTGTTCCAGAGAACTTGCAGCCTGTGCCAAGAAGCAATCTGTCTGCTGTCAGTATTAATACTGTGTCTCAGCCACGGATGCAAAGTACAAAGTTTGTTAGAGTACCAAGGCTTCCACGAGCAGTGATCACA CTTCCAAAACACAAGTCTGTTGTGGTTACATTAAATGACTCAGATGACAGTGAGTCTGATGGAGAGCCCTCTAACTCAACTAGCAGTGTGTTTGGAGGACTAGAATCTATGATAAAAGAAGCAAGGAGAAATGTTGAG GCATCAAAAATCAAAGCCCCtccaaaatcagaaaaagagaATGATCCAATGAGAACTCCAGAGGCTCTGCCAGAGGATAAGAAAATAGAATACAGACTTCTAAAAGAAGAGATTGCCAG TCGTGAGAAACAGCGCTTAATTAAGTCTGATCCAGTGAAGAACAATTTGTCCCCTGCAAATTCTGATGGTGAAGTTGATGGAATTGGGAGAATAGCAGTAGTAACCAAACAAGTCACAGAAGCAGAAgcaaagctgaagaaaaacag AATGCTGTTGATAAAGGATGAGTCTGTCTTGAAAAATTTATTGCAACAGCAGGCCAAGAAGAGAGAGAATGTTCGaattgctgaaaataaaattaacaaactGGCTGAACAGCTACAAGCAACAGAGAAGATCTTGAATGCTAACAAGGCATTTCTCAGGAGGATTCAGGAACAT atacatAAAGTTCAACAACGAGTTACAGTAAAAAAAGCTCTGGCATTAAAATACGGGGAAGAACTTGCTCGAGCAAAAGCAGTAGCAAGTAAAGAAATTGGGAAACGAAAGCTAGAGCAGGATCATCTCGGT ccaAGCAAAATGTTGAAATTGGATACTTCCCCTGCATCAAGTCCAAAAAAACCTTCAGCAGAATTGATTGCACTAGAGAAGAAACGACTCCAACAACTGGAGTATGAATATGCTCTGAAGATTCAGAAGTTGAAGGAGGCCCGCGCACTTCAAACCAAGGAACAATCAAATACTACGCCTCATGTAGAAGAGGAATCTGAATTTGCATTACCTCAGCCATCGCTTCATGATCTTACACAGGACAAATTGACTTTGGACagtgaagaaaattactttgatGATGAAGTTTTGTCTAATTCAAACAGAGAACGAAGGAGATCTTTCAGAGAATCGAATTCTTTTACTAAGCCAAATCTCAAACACATGGACACTCCAAAACAAGAAACTATAAACAAACTTTCTAAAAGGGCTTCTGAGGAGCCTGAGCTGTTCCTTGGGTTGAATATTGATGAACTGAAAAAACTTTATGCTAAAGCTGACAGCTTGAAAGAACTGCTAATGAAAAGTACTGCCTTTATTGTGCCTAAGGAAGATCTCTTGTGTGGTCAG GAAATTTCAGTGGACGTGGATTTTTTTACATCACAAAGTAAACAAGCTGAAGTGAAACCATTTCCGTTTGGACCGTATCGTAGTCCTCTTCTACTATTTAAATCCTACAG GTTTAGTCCTTATTTTCGTACCAAGGAAAAGCTGTACCTCAGTTCAATAACGTATAGCAATATGATTGAGCCAAAACAGTGTTTCTGCCGCTTTGATTTAACAGGCACATGTAATGATGATGACTGTCAGTG GCAGCACATGAAAGATTGCACTCTTAGCCGCAAGCAGCTCTTTCAGGATATTCTGTCTTACAATTTAGAACTGATAGGCTGTTCAGAAAAAAGCACTGATGAGGAAATCAGCACTGCCACAG aaaaatatgtTGAAAAGCTTTTTGGTATAAACAGAGATCGTATGTCAGTGGATCAAATGGCTGTTCTTCTGGCCAGCAACGTCAACGAGAGTAAAAGTCACA CACCTCCACATACAacttggaaagagaaaaggaaatggaggcCAAAGTACTGGAGAAAACCTCTGTTAGATAGTAGCAGCAGTGAAGAGGAACAATTTGTTGGACCTATTAAATATG CCCATCCCACAGAACATAAAAAAAGAGTTCCAGTGCTTGATACTGTGGTGACTCCAGATGATGTCCGGTATTTTACAAGTGAGACTGATGACATTTCTAACTTGGAAGCAAGTGTCCAAGAAAATCCCTGTGATGTACAGCTTTGGATTAAGCTTGCATATAAATACTTGAATCAAAATGAAAG ctCGTCATCTGAGTGTTTAGATTCTACTTTAAATGTTTTGGCTCGAGCCCTGGAGAACAACaaagaaaatcctgaaatttGGTGTCATTACCTCAGACTTTTCTCAAAAAGAGGAACCAAGGAGGAGATACAGGAAATGTGTGAAACAGCAGTGGAATATGCTCCCTCTTATCAAATCTGGTGGACA TTTTTGAATTTGGAGAATTCCTTCGATGGAAAAGACTATGTATGTGGGAGGATGCTGCAGTTCCTAATGGAAGtgacaggaggaggagaaaaccCAAATCTTGTGTCCTTTCAGTTGCTAGAGACTCTCCTTTACAGGGTTCATTTAAGCCTGTTTACAGGAAGACATCAGAATGCTCTTGTTCTGCTGCAG AATGCTTTAAAATCAGCAAATGAAAAGATAATAGCAGAACACCTTACTGCAAGTGACCGTTGCTTGGCTTGGCTGGCTTACATACATCTAATTGAATTTGGTGTTCTCCCAGTCAAGTTCTATGATCCAGCTAATGTCAGTCCTTCAAGGATTGTGCACAAAGAGCCATTTTTAATACCATGGCAGACAGTTCAAGATGTGAAGACTGATCCTGATACACTTTTAGCTATGTTTGAAG ATGCAGTCAAAATATGCACTGATGAAAGCCTTGAGGCTGACAAAAGAATAGCTACCTGCTTTCCTCTCTATAGGAACATGATAGCTTTGCTGAAACTTCTTGAAAG gtgggAGTCTGCTGCAGAACTTTGTAGGTCTTTATTGGAGCTCTGCCCTAACAACTGTCAGCTCTTGGAGAGTTTGGCCACCTTGTATTTGCAGATGAAGCAGAGTGAAAATGCCCACAAAGTGTGGATTGGAGCTTTTGAGAAGAATCCTCAGAATGCGGAAATTTTTTATCGATTGTGTAAATTTCTTGTTTCACAG gaAAGGTCAAGCAGTATTCTTCCACTGTTGCAAGATTTTGTGGCAGCTTTCTTTGAGAATACATGCCAAGAGCATGGTCCTATGGATCTCTTGAG ATATCTCTTGAATTTTCCAATGCCAATTGAATTTACATCACCTCTCTATAAAGAACATCTTACAGATGATGTTGTTAACCAGCAAATCCCATATCTGTGGCAGATCTACTG CTTGTGCCAGTCTCTTCATGCAAGTGTTGGTGAAGCACTGGATGCTTAtgaagcagctctgggggcagTGATGCAGCAGGAAACTGTTCAGAACATTTGGTTGGA ttacCTTGTTTTTCTCAATAGCAAAATTGTTGAATCCAGCAACAAAGTACAAGAATTCAAGCTTTTTACTGATCTAGTGAACAGATGTCTGGTGACAGTCCCCACACAATATCCAATTCCATTTAGTACTGCTGATTATTGGACCAATTATGAGTTTCATAATAAG gtaattcttttttatttgagCTGCATTCCAAAATCTCAGCATTCCAAAACTTTGGAACGGTTTTGTTCTACTATGCCTACTAATCCTGGACTTGCACTGAG ACTGCTTCTGCGATACTGGGAGGAGAGCAATGTTCAGATTCTGAAACTACAAGCCAAGATGTTTACATATAATATCCCAACATGCCTGGCCATCTGGAAAAT agCCATTGCTGCCGAATGCTTTCTAATGGGACAAAGAGAA GTCCATCATTTATATCAGAGAGCCCTTCAGAAGTTACCTCTATGTGCAACACTGTGGAAAGAT CAACTCTTGTTTGAAGCATCAGGAGGAGGTAAAACTGATAACCTGAGAAAACTAGTTTCCAAGTGCCAAGAGGTTGGAGTCAGCCTAGATGagcttttaaatttaaacacttacagaacagaaaacaagaatCTCTGA